The following are from one region of the Cyanobium gracile PCC 6307 genome:
- a CDS encoding GIVxVP protein — MSLNRTAKGIVLVPTLLLGGAFLAAGTWVDGPAAANRGLALTLGAVLMGAGLLAQLLPESSPPPTDSDPKP; from the coding sequence ATGAGCCTCAACCGCACCGCCAAGGGCATCGTGCTGGTGCCCACCCTGCTGCTGGGCGGGGCCTTCCTGGCCGCCGGCACCTGGGTCGACGGCCCCGCCGCCGCCAACCGGGGTCTGGCCCTCACCCTCGGCGCCGTCCTGATGGGAGCCGGTCTGCTGGCCCAGCTGCTGCCCGAATCCAGCCCGCCCCCCACCGATTCCGACCCCAAACCCTGA
- the ilvB gene encoding biosynthetic-type acetolactate synthase large subunit has translation MDALHRHGVRHIFGYPGGAILPIYDELHKAEARGWLQHILVRHEQGGTHAADAYARATGRVGVCFGTSGPGATNLVTGIATAQMDSVPMVVITGQVPRAAIGTDAFQETDIFGITLPIVKHSWVVRDPADIGRIVAEAFLIAASGRPGPVLIDVPKDVGAEEFDYTPVAPGSAVPSGFKRSPAPRPEAIGAALALIRQARRPLLYVGGGAIASDAHGEVHQLAERFRLPVTTTLMGKGAFDENHPLSVGMLGMHGTAYANFAVTECDLLIAVGARFDDRVTGRLDSFAPRAQVIHIDIDAAEVGKNRVPEVPVVSDVKQALEALLQASVGEGSNRRTDAWLERIDTWKHHYPLVIPQPTGEIAPQEAVIALRELASEAFFTTDVGQHQMWAAQFLRNGPRRWISSAGLGTMGFGMPAAMGVQTAFPDETVICVAGDASILMNIQELGTLSQYQLPVKVVVLNNGWQGMVRQWQESFYEERYSSSEMTGGMPDFPALAEAFGVKGIGITDRAQLRSGLAEALAHPGPVFVDVRVRRNENCYPMVPPGASNAQMVGLPSHPELAIDTIRQCNACGSTTASAHLFCPSCGAKL, from the coding sequence ATGGATGCCCTGCACCGCCATGGCGTGCGCCACATCTTTGGCTACCCGGGCGGCGCCATCCTTCCCATCTACGACGAGCTCCACAAGGCGGAGGCCCGGGGCTGGCTGCAGCACATCCTGGTGCGCCACGAGCAGGGCGGCACCCACGCCGCCGACGCCTACGCCCGCGCCACCGGCCGGGTGGGCGTTTGCTTCGGCACCTCCGGCCCCGGCGCCACCAACCTGGTCACCGGCATCGCCACGGCCCAGATGGACTCGGTGCCGATGGTGGTCATCACCGGCCAGGTGCCCCGGGCCGCCATCGGCACCGATGCCTTCCAGGAAACCGACATCTTCGGCATCACCCTGCCGATCGTGAAGCACTCCTGGGTCGTCCGCGACCCCGCCGACATCGGCCGCATCGTGGCCGAAGCCTTCCTGATCGCCGCCAGCGGTCGGCCCGGGCCGGTGCTGATCGACGTGCCCAAGGATGTGGGCGCCGAGGAGTTCGACTACACCCCGGTGGCCCCGGGATCGGCGGTCCCCTCCGGCTTCAAGCGTTCGCCGGCCCCCAGACCGGAGGCGATCGGTGCCGCCCTGGCCCTGATCCGCCAGGCCCGGCGTCCCCTCCTCTACGTGGGGGGCGGCGCCATCGCCTCCGACGCCCATGGCGAAGTGCATCAGCTGGCGGAACGGTTCCGCCTGCCCGTCACCACCACCTTGATGGGCAAGGGGGCCTTCGACGAAAACCACCCCCTTTCCGTCGGCATGCTCGGCATGCACGGCACCGCCTACGCCAACTTCGCCGTCACCGAGTGCGACCTGCTGATCGCCGTCGGGGCCCGCTTCGATGACCGGGTCACCGGCCGTCTCGACAGCTTCGCCCCCCGGGCCCAGGTGATCCACATCGACATCGATGCGGCCGAGGTGGGCAAGAACCGGGTGCCCGAGGTGCCCGTCGTCTCCGACGTCAAGCAGGCCCTGGAGGCCCTGCTGCAGGCCTCGGTGGGCGAGGGCTCCAACCGCCGCACCGACGCCTGGCTGGAGCGTATCGACACCTGGAAGCACCACTACCCCCTGGTGATCCCCCAGCCCACCGGCGAGATCGCGCCGCAGGAGGCGGTGATCGCCCTGCGGGAGCTGGCCTCCGAGGCCTTCTTCACCACCGATGTGGGCCAGCACCAGATGTGGGCGGCCCAGTTCCTGCGCAACGGACCCCGCCGCTGGATCAGCAGCGCCGGCCTGGGCACCATGGGCTTCGGCATGCCCGCCGCCATGGGCGTCCAGACCGCCTTCCCCGACGAGACGGTGATCTGCGTGGCGGGCGACGCCAGCATCCTGATGAACATCCAGGAGCTGGGCACCCTCAGCCAGTACCAGCTGCCGGTGAAGGTGGTGGTGCTCAACAACGGCTGGCAGGGGATGGTGCGCCAGTGGCAGGAGAGCTTCTACGAGGAGCGCTACTCCAGTTCGGAGATGACCGGCGGCATGCCCGATTTCCCCGCCCTGGCCGAAGCCTTCGGCGTCAAGGGCATCGGCATCACCGACCGGGCCCAGCTGCGGTCCGGTCTGGCGGAGGCCCTGGCCCATCCGGGTCCGGTGTTCGTCGATGTGCGCGTGCGCCGCAACGAAAACTGCTATCCGATGGTGCCCCCCGGCGCCAGCAACGCCCAGATGGTGGGCCTGCCCAGCCATCCCGAGCTGGCCATCGACACCATCCGCCAATGCAACGCCTGCGGCAGCACCACCGCCAGTGCCCACCTGTTCTGTCCCAGTTGCGGCGCCAAACTCTGA
- a CDS encoding M23 family metallopeptidase: MLLDCSERPRRPGLRSRSLVIAATLGLSSQALPAEARNASLWARGVFPVASFAGYTSGFGMRSHPLSGDVRPHYGIDIAAPLGSPIRSWWAGTVSEVIVDGGCGNGLVIRSGSYEHIYCHLGGQAGNGVYRSGGILLREGQRVATGQVIGHVGLTGSTTGPHLHWGMRYRGAWMDPARVLRAMAESRRQRNPNPLQRPNLGVFR; this comes from the coding sequence ATGCTCTTGGACTGCTCTGAGCGCCCCAGGCGTCCCGGCCTGCGGAGCCGTTCGCTGGTGATCGCCGCCACCCTGGGGCTGAGCAGCCAGGCCCTGCCCGCCGAGGCCCGCAACGCCAGCCTGTGGGCCAGGGGAGTGTTTCCGGTGGCGAGCTTCGCGGGCTACACCAGCGGCTTCGGCATGCGCTCCCACCCCCTCAGCGGCGACGTCCGACCCCACTACGGCATCGACATCGCCGCGCCCCTGGGCTCGCCGATCCGCAGCTGGTGGGCGGGAACGGTGAGCGAGGTGATCGTCGACGGCGGCTGCGGCAACGGGCTGGTGATCCGCTCCGGCAGCTACGAGCACATCTACTGTCACCTCGGAGGACAGGCCGGCAACGGCGTCTACCGCAGCGGCGGCATCCTGCTGCGGGAGGGACAGCGGGTGGCCACCGGCCAGGTGATCGGCCATGTGGGCCTCACGGGCAGCACCACCGGCCCCCACCTCCACTGGGGCATGCGTTATCGGGGCGCCTGGATGGATCCGGCCCGAGTGTTGCGGGCCATGGCGGAGAGCCGCCGTCAGCGCAACCCAAACCCCCTCCAGCGACCTAACCTTGGTGTCTTCCGCTGA
- the hemH gene encoding ferrochelatase: MARVGVLLLNLGGPERIEDVGPFLYNLFSDPEIIRLPTPALQKPLAWLISTLRSGKSKEAYRSIGGGSPLRRITEQQARELQSRLRQEGVDATSYVAMRYWHPFTESAVGDIKADGVEEVVVLPLYPHFSISTSGSSFRELQRLRQADPAFRRLPIRCIRSWYDHPGYINAMAGLIAREIRNCEAPESAHIFFSAHGVPKSYVEEAGDPYQKEIEACAALVMDRLAQLLGHPNPSTLAYQSRVGPVEWLKPYTEDALRELGEQGVQELVVVPISFVSEHIETLEEIDIEYREIATEAGVSHFRRVPALDTDPTFIQGLADLVQEAMAGPEVNLDMAAQLPKKVKLYPQDKWAWGWNNSSEVWNGRLAMVGFSAFLLELLTGHGPLHALGLL, encoded by the coding sequence ATGGCCAGGGTCGGCGTGCTGCTGCTGAACCTCGGCGGTCCGGAGCGGATCGAGGACGTCGGGCCATTCCTCTACAACCTCTTCTCCGATCCGGAGATCATCCGCCTGCCCACGCCGGCACTGCAGAAACCCCTGGCCTGGCTGATCAGCACCCTGCGCAGCGGCAAGTCGAAGGAGGCCTACCGCTCCATCGGCGGCGGCTCCCCCCTGCGCCGCATCACCGAGCAGCAGGCCAGGGAGCTGCAGAGCCGCCTGCGCCAGGAGGGGGTGGACGCCACCAGCTACGTGGCGATGCGCTACTGGCACCCCTTCACCGAATCCGCGGTGGGCGACATCAAGGCCGATGGGGTGGAGGAGGTGGTGGTGCTGCCGCTCTATCCCCACTTCTCGATCAGCACCAGCGGCTCCAGCTTCCGGGAGCTGCAGCGCCTCCGCCAGGCCGACCCGGCCTTCCGCCGCCTGCCGATCCGCTGCATCCGCAGCTGGTACGACCATCCCGGCTACATCAATGCCATGGCCGGGCTGATCGCCCGTGAGATCCGCAACTGCGAAGCCCCGGAGTCGGCCCACATCTTCTTCAGTGCCCACGGGGTGCCTAAGAGCTACGTGGAGGAGGCTGGCGACCCCTACCAGAAGGAGATCGAGGCCTGCGCCGCGCTGGTGATGGATCGGCTCGCCCAGCTGCTGGGCCACCCCAACCCCTCCACCCTCGCCTACCAGAGCCGGGTGGGGCCGGTGGAGTGGCTCAAGCCCTACACCGAGGATGCCCTGCGGGAGCTCGGGGAGCAGGGTGTCCAGGAGCTGGTGGTGGTGCCGATCAGCTTCGTCAGCGAACACATCGAGACGCTCGAGGAGATCGACATCGAGTACCGGGAGATCGCCACCGAGGCCGGCGTCAGCCACTTCCGCCGGGTGCCGGCCCTCGACACCGACCCCACCTTCATCCAGGGACTCGCCGACCTGGTGCAGGAAGCCATGGCGGGCCCGGAGGTGAACCTCGACATGGCGGCCCAGCTGCCCAAGAAGGTCAAGCTCTATCCCCAGGACAAGTGGGCCTGGGGCTGGAACAACAGCTCCGAGGTCTGGAATGGCCGGCTGGCCATGGTCGGATTCTCCGCTTTTCTGCTGGAATTGCTCACCGGTCACGGCCCGCTGCATGCTCTTGGACTGCTCTGA
- a CDS encoding site-specific integrase, protein MAADLAELVREQNRQLAASGTGLRLEIRQQRLGLRGPLPCAKGTAARPVQRISLGLPATPEGVAAALEQLARVREAVERGRFSWEQWRRRAAAPAPAPPAVPLGPPSRAPAPPAAGFPAEAAGLTPLLAGFEAAFFADPRRRRRPAGSRSTWSGAYRPYLRRLAAVAAASAEVPATIDLPLLERVLETYPLASRSRQQCGLALGALARHLALPLPADWSERSGGYGLHVARFRGLPSDARILELVAAIPNPRWRLAYGLMATYGLRNHEVFFCDLSALAPGGDRVLRVLPTSKTGEHQVWPFQPDWVERFGLEGLGEGGAELPRVCTDLRRTTLQQVGRRVAEQFHRYGLPITPYDLRHAWAVRTIHIGLPDTVAARMMGHSVAIHTRTYHHWITRRDQQQAVDTALARLRQSAPNGHRSP, encoded by the coding sequence GTGGCAGCTGATCTGGCAGAACTGGTGCGGGAGCAGAACCGGCAGCTGGCGGCCTCGGGCACAGGCCTGCGGCTGGAGATCCGCCAGCAGCGGCTCGGTCTGCGGGGGCCCCTGCCCTGTGCGAAGGGCACGGCGGCGCGGCCGGTGCAGCGGATCAGCCTGGGCCTGCCGGCGACCCCGGAGGGGGTGGCCGCCGCCCTCGAGCAGCTGGCCCGGGTGCGGGAGGCGGTCGAGCGGGGCCGCTTCTCCTGGGAGCAATGGCGCCGCCGGGCGGCCGCTCCAGCGCCGGCCCCGCCCGCCGTGCCCCTGGGGCCGCCATCCCGCGCTCCGGCGCCCCCAGCGGCGGGCTTCCCCGCCGAGGCCGCTGGGCTCACGCCGCTGCTGGCCGGCTTCGAGGCCGCCTTCTTCGCCGATCCCCGCCGCCGCCGCCGGCCCGCCGGCAGCCGCAGCACCTGGAGCGGCGCCTACCGGCCCTACCTGCGGCGGCTGGCGGCGGTGGCCGCCGCGTCGGCTGAGGTGCCGGCGACCATTGATCTGCCCCTGCTGGAGCGGGTGCTGGAGACCTACCCCCTGGCCAGCCGCAGCCGCCAGCAGTGCGGTCTCGCCCTGGGGGCCCTGGCCCGCCACCTGGCGCTCCCCCTGCCGGCCGACTGGAGCGAGCGCAGCGGCGGCTACGGCCTGCATGTGGCCCGGTTCCGGGGCCTGCCCAGCGATGCGCGCATCCTGGAGCTGGTGGCGGCCATCCCCAACCCCCGCTGGCGCCTGGCCTACGGGCTGATGGCCACCTACGGCCTGCGCAACCACGAGGTGTTCTTCTGCGATCTCTCCGCCCTGGCGCCGGGGGGCGACCGGGTGCTGCGGGTGCTGCCCACCAGCAAGACCGGGGAGCACCAGGTGTGGCCGTTCCAGCCCGACTGGGTGGAGCGCTTCGGCCTGGAGGGCCTGGGGGAGGGCGGCGCCGAGCTGCCCCGGGTCTGCACCGACCTGCGCCGCACCACCCTGCAGCAGGTGGGCCGGCGGGTGGCGGAGCAGTTCCACCGCTACGGGCTGCCGATCACCCCCTACGACCTGCGCCACGCCTGGGCCGTGCGCACGATCCACATCGGCCTGCCCGACACGGTGGCGGCCCGGATGATGGGCCACTCGGTGGCGATCCACACCCGCACGTACCACCACTGGATCACCCGCCGGGACCAGCAGCAGGCCGTCGACACGGCCCTGGCCCGGCTCCGCCAGAGTGCCCCAAACGGACACCGCTCCCCATGA
- the cobO gene encoding cob(I)yrinic acid a,c-diamide adenosyltransferase: MTANASTPSPAVADATRALDRQAEELGPGGDLAPEVDQEAYRRRMQRRREVQQQRVGERNLEKGLVLVFTGEGKGKTTAALGLVLRTLGHGGKVAVVQFIKGGWQPGEARALERFGDDLHWHALGEGFTWETQDRERDRQLVRSAWERSCAYLADGERKLVVLDEINVALKLGYLDPEQVLGGLALRPPLTHVALTGRGAPPALLERADLVTEMKVVRHPFREQGVKAQAGIEY, from the coding sequence ATGACGGCGAACGCCTCCACCCCCTCTCCCGCCGTGGCGGACGCCACCCGGGCCCTGGATCGCCAGGCCGAGGAGCTGGGCCCGGGGGGCGACCTGGCCCCTGAGGTGGACCAGGAGGCCTACCGCCGCCGCATGCAGCGCCGCCGTGAGGTGCAGCAGCAGCGGGTGGGCGAGCGGAACCTGGAGAAGGGGCTGGTGCTCGTCTTCACCGGCGAGGGCAAGGGCAAGACCACGGCGGCCCTGGGCCTGGTGCTGCGCACCCTGGGCCACGGTGGCAAGGTGGCGGTGGTGCAGTTCATCAAGGGCGGCTGGCAGCCCGGGGAGGCCCGGGCCCTGGAGCGCTTCGGCGACGACCTCCACTGGCATGCCCTGGGGGAGGGCTTCACCTGGGAGACCCAGGACCGGGAGCGCGACCGCCAGTTGGTGCGCAGCGCCTGGGAGCGCTCCTGCGCCTACCTCGCCGACGGCGAGCGCAAGCTGGTGGTGCTCGATGAGATCAACGTGGCCCTCAAGCTGGGCTACCTCGACCCGGAGCAGGTGCTGGGGGGCCTGGCCCTGCGGCCGCCCCTCACCCATGTGGCCCTCACCGGCCGCGGCGCCCCGCCGGCCCTGCTGGAGCGTGCCGATCTGGTCACGGAGATGAAGGTGGTGCGCCACCCGTTCCGGGAGCAGGGGGTGAAGGCCCAGGCGGGCATCGAGTACTGA